The proteins below come from a single Triticum aestivum cultivar Chinese Spring chromosome 5D, IWGSC CS RefSeq v2.1, whole genome shotgun sequence genomic window:
- the LOC123125161 gene encoding RNA polymerase II transcriptional coactivator KIWI gives MGLKGNKRFGGGGGQPPAKRQAAGKDGPSEETDDGIVVAQISKNKRVAVRSWNGKVMVDMREFYEKDGKSLPTRKGISLSMDQWKILRDNIEAIDEAIKENT, from the exons ATGGGGCTCAAGGGGAACAAgcgcttcggcggcggcggcggccagccgCCGGCCAAGCGCCAGGCGGCCGGGAAGGACGGCCCCTCCGAGGAAACCGACGACGGCATCGTCGTTGCCCAG ATATCGAAGAATAAGAGGGTGGCTGTGAGGAGCTGGAACGGCAAGGTGATGGTCGACATGCGCGAGTTCTACGAAAAGGACGGCAAGAGCCTCCCGACCCGCAAAG GTATATCGCTCTCAATGGATCAG TGGAAAATACTGAGGGACAACATCGAAGCTATAGACGAGGCCATCAAGGAGAACACTTAA